A stretch of the Malus domestica chromosome 08, GDT2T_hap1 genome encodes the following:
- the LOC103441483 gene encoding uncharacterized protein isoform X2: MKQQQQQQSSSSSEAVSSSSSSSAVSTAADHSLPATSSPNSGASEKLSSIPAAAQEDLAVGSRDGSGAQESVTVDRRGEYSAVCRWTVQNFPRIKARALWSNYFEVGGYDCRLLIYPKGDSQALPGYISIYLQIMDPRGTSSSKWDCFASYRLAIVNLADDSKTIHRDSWHRFSSKKKSHGWCDFTPSSTVFESKLGYLFNTDSVLITADILILNESVNFTRDSNNNNNELQSSAGSMMSGSAVAGPVSDVLSGKFTWKVHNFSLFKEMVKNQKIMSPVFPAGECNLRISVYQSSVNGVEYLSMCLESKDTDKTVVLSDRSCWCLFRMSVLNQKPATNHMHRDSYGRFAADNKSGDNTSLGWNDYMKMSDFVGTESGFLLDDTAVFSTSFHVIKEFSSFSKNGGLITGRSGSGARKLDGHIGKFNWRIENFTRLKDLLKKRKITGLCIKSRRFQIGNRDCRLIVYPRGQSQPPCHLSVFLEVTDSRNTSSDWSCFVSHRLSVVNQRMEEKSVTKESQNRYSKAAKDWGWREFVTLTSLFDQDSGFLVQDTVVFSAEVLILKETSIMQEFTDQDNVSSDAGLQIDKNGRRSSFTWKVENFLSFKEIMETRKIFSKFFQAGGCEIRIGVYESFDTICIYLESDQSVGSDLDKNFWVRYRMAVVNQKNPAKTVWKESSICTKTWNNSVLQFMKVSDMLEADAGFLVRDTVVFVCEILDCCPWFEFSDLEVFALDDDQDALTTDPDELVDSEDSEGVGGDEEDIFRNLLSRAGFHLTYGDNPSQPQVTLREKLLMDAGAIAGFLTGLRVYLDDPAKVKRLLLPTKLSSSGDGMKVIKNDESSPSLMNLLMGVKVLQQAIIDLLLDIMVECCQPTEGTSNGDLSDANSKSPDGSGAASPLQSDRENGATESSDCPVCERLDTSADETSSSTSAVQSSDVNGIGVPGKTLPGKPISLPETSAGVSENVTLRSKTKWPEQSEELLGLIVNSLRALDGAVPQGCPEPRRRPQSAQKIALVLDKAPKHLQPDLVALVPKLVEHSEHPLAAFALIERLQKPDAEPALRTPVFGALSQLDCGSVVWERVLSQSLEFLPDSNDEPLAATIDFIFKAASQCQHLPEAVRSVRVRLRNLGADVSPCVLEFLSRTVNSWGDVAETILRDIDCDDDFGDTCSTLYSGLFLFGEHGPISERFHLVDKQTFHASRHFSDIYILIEMLSIPCLAVEASQTFERAVARGAIVAHSVAMVLERRLAQRLNLDARFVGDNFQQTDVAAEEDANEQLRVQRDDFTSVLGLAETLALSRDPCIKGFVKMLYTLLFKWYADKTYRGRMLKRLVDQATSTTDSSREVDLDLDILVTLASEEQEIIRPVLSMMREVAELANVDRAALWHQLCASEDEIICMREERKAENATMVKEKAVLSQKLSDSEATNTRLKSEMKAEIDRFAREKKELSEQIQEVESQLEWYRSERDDEIRKLTTERKVLQDRLHDAETQLSQLKSRKRDELKKLVKEKNALAERLKSTEGARKRFDEELKRYATENVTREEVRQSLEDEVRRLKQTVEQTEGEKRAKEEQVARCEAYIDGMESKLQACQQYIHTLEASLQEEMSRHAPLYGAGLEALSMKELETLSSIHEEGLRQIHTLQQQRKGSPAGSPLVSPHALQHGHGLYPSTPPQMAVGLPRPLIPNGVGIHSNGHVNGNVGPWFHHS; this comes from the exons atgaagcagcagcagcagcagcagagcTCATCATCGTCTGAGGCGGTatcgtcgtcctcctcctcctccgccgtATCCACTGCAGCCGACCATTCGCTGCCCGCCACCTCATCGCCGAATTCGGGAGCCTCCGAAAAGCTTTCGTCGATACCTGCGGCGGCACAGGAGGACCTCGCTGTGGGGTCCAGGGACGGCAGCGGGGCACAAGAGAGCGTGACCGTCGATCGGCGGGGCGAGTACTCTGCGGTCTGCCGATGGACGGTCCAGAACTTTCCGAGAATCAAGGCTAGGGCACTGTGGAGCAATTACTTCGAGGTAGGGGGATACGATTGCCGGTTGCTAATATACCCTAAGGGTGACTCACAGGCGCTGCCGGGGTACATCTCGATATACCTCCAAATCATGGACCCGCGGGGCACGTCGTCGTCCAAATGGGACTGCTTCGCGAGTTACCGGCTCGCCATCGTTAACCTCGCCGACGATTCCAAGACCATTCATCGCGATTCTTGGCATCGGTTCTCGAGCAAGAAGAAATCTCACGGTTGGTGCGATTTTACGCCTTCTTCAACTGTCTTTGAATCGAAATTAGGTTATTTGTTCAATACGGACTCCGTTTTGATTACCGCCGATATCTTGATATTGAATGAGTCCGTTAATTTTACGCGAGATAGTAATAACAATAACAATGAGCTCCAATCGTCCGCCGGCTCGATGATGTCTGGTTCCGCCGTGGCCGGGCCGGTTTCCGATGTGTTGAGTGGCAAGTTCACATGGAAAGTTCATAACTTTAGTTTGTTTAAGGAGATGGTTAAGAATCAGAAGATAATGAGCCCGGTGTTTCCTGCTGGAGAGTGTAATTTGAGGATTAGTGTGTACCAGAGCTCGGTGAACGGCGTGGAGTATTTGTCAATGTGTTTGGAGAGCAAGGACACGGACAAGACGGTTGTGTTGTCTGATAGGAGTTGTTGGTGTTTGTTTCGAATGTCGGTGTTGAACCAAAAGCCTGCGACTAATCACATGCATAGGGACTCGTATGGGAGATTTGCTGCCGATAATAAGAGTGGGGATAACACTAGTTTGGGGTGGAATGATTATATGAAGATGTCGGATTTTGTTGGGACTGAGTCGGGGTTTTTATTGGATGATACTGCAGTGTTTAGTACATCATTTCATGTGATAAAGGAATTTAGTAGCTTTTCGAAGAATGGAGGATTAATTACTGGGAGGAGTGGTAGTGGGGCAAGGAAGTTGGATGGTCACATTGGGAAATTCAATTGGAGGATTGAAAACTTCACTAGGTTGAAGGATCTtttaaagaagaggaagataacAGGTCTCTGCATCAAGAGCAGGAGGTTTCAGATTGGAAATCGAGACTGTCGACTCATAGTTTATCCCCGAG GGCAGTCTCAGCCACCATGCCACCTTTCAGTGTTTCTTGAAGTTACTGATTCACGGAATACTTCCAGTGACTGGAGTTGTTTTGTGAGCCATCGTTTGTCGGTTGTTAACCAGAGGATGGAGGAGAAGTCTGTCACAAAGGAGTCTCAGAACCGCTACTCCAAAGCTGCAAAGGACTGGGGCTGGCGTGAATTTGTGACGCTTACTAGTCTATTTGATCAAGATTCAGGGTTTCTAGTTCAGGACACTGTTGTATTCTCCGCGGAGGTCCTTATATTGAAGGAGACATCAATAATGCAGGAGTTTACTGATCAGGATAATGTGTCAAGCGATGCCGGTTTGCAGATTGATAAGAATGGGAGAAGAAGTTCCTTCACATGGAAGGTGGAGAACTTCCTGTCTTTTAAGGAAATAATGGAGACTAGAAAAATCTTTAGCAAATTCTTCCAAGCTGGTGGATGTGAAATTCGAATTG GTGTATACGAGTCCTTTGACaccatatgtatttatttggaGAGTGACCAGTCAGTTGGTAGTGATCTGGATAAAAACTTTTGGGTTAGATACAGGATGGCTGTTGTGAATCAAAAGAACCCTGCTAAAACTGTGTGGAAGGAATCATCTATATGTACAAAGACTTGGAACAATTCTGTTTTGCAATTCATGAAGGTGTCAGATATGTTGGAAGCAGATGCAGGGTTTCTTGTTCGTGATACTGTTGTTTTTGTCTGCGAAATATTGGACTGCTGTCCTTGGTTTGAGTTTTCAGATCTAGAG GTTTTTGCTTTGGATGATGATCAGGATGCATTAACAACAGATCCTGATGAGCTAGTTGATTCTGAAGATAGTGAAGGAGTTGGTGGTGATGAAGAAGATATCTTTAGAAACCTACTTTCTAGAGCTGGATTTCACCTCACATACGGAGATAATCCTTCACAGCCACAGGTCACTCTACGAGAAAAGCTTCTGATGGATGCTGGTGCTATTGCTGGTTTTCTGACTGGGCTCCGTGTTTATCTTGATGACCCTGCTAAAGTAAAACGCCTGCTTCTTCCAACCAAGCTTTCTAGTAGCGGCGATGGAATGAAGGTCATAAAGAATGATGAATCTTCCCCTAGTTTGATGAATTTGCTAATGGGAGTCAAAGTTCTGCAGCAGGCGATCATTGATTTACTTCTGGACATTATGGTTGAGTGTTGCCAACCTACAGAAGGGACTTCTAATGGTGACTTGTCTGATGCAAACTCAAAGTCTCCAGATGGAAGCGGAGCTGCTAGTCCGCTGCAATCTGATAGAGAAAATGGAGCTACAGAATCTTCGGATTGTCCTGTGTGTGAAAGATTGGATACTAGCGCTGATGAAACTAGCAGCAGCACTTCGGCTGTTCAGAGCTCTGACGTGAATGGGATTGGTGTACCTGGAAAAACTCTTCCTGGGAAACCAATTTCTCTTCCAGAAACATCTGCCGGGGTGTCAGAAAATGTCACCCTTCGCTCAAAG ACTAAGTGGCCTGAGCAATCAGAGGAGCTCTTAGGATTGATTGTAAACTCATTGAGAGCTCTAGATGGAGCTGTTCCACAAGGATGTCCTGAACCAAGACGTCGGCCTCAGTCTGCACAAAAGATCGCTCTTGTACTGGATAAAGCGCCGAAGCATCTGCAGCCCGATCTTGTTGCTTTGGTGCCCAAGTTGGTTGAGCACTCAGAGCATCCACTTGCTGCTTTTGCACTTATAGAACGACTTCAAAAACCAGATGCAGAACCTGCTTTGCGGACACCT GTTTTTGGTGCTCTTAGTCAACTGGACTGTGGCAGTGTAGTGTGGGAACGAGTTTTATCTCAATCTCTTGAGTTTTTGCCAGATTCAAATGATGAGCCTCTTGCTGCAACCATAGATTTTATATTTAAAGCAGCATCCCAGTGCCAACACCTGCCTGAAGCG GTCAGATCGGTTCGTGTTAGGCTAAGGAATTTGGGTGCCGACGTTTCTCCTtgtgttcttgaatttttgagTAGAACTGTAAATAGCTGGGGAGATGTTGCTGAAACCATACTGAGAGATATTGATTGTGACGATGATTTTGGTGACACTTGCTCGACATTGTATTCTGgtcttttcttgtttggtgaACATGGACCAATTTCTGAACGGTTTCATTTGGTGGATAAGCAGACTTTCCACGCGAGTCGTCACTTTTCTGACATTTACATCTTGATTGAGATGTTATCCATACCTTGTCTGGCTGTTGAAGCCTCTCAAACATTTGAGAGAGCTGTAGCTCGTGGTGCCATTGTGGCTCATTctgtggccatggttttggaaAGGCGCCTTGCTCAAAGATTGAATCTTGATGCTAGATTTGTTGGGGATAATTTTCAGCAGACTGATGTTGCAGCAGAGGAAGATGCCAATGAACAGCTGAGAGTCCAACGAGACGATTTTACATCCGTTCTTGGTCTTGCTGAAACATTGGCCCTCTCTAGAGATCCGTGTATTAAGGGATTTGTGAAGATGCTGTATACGTTATTATTTAAATGGTATGCTGACAAGACTTATCGAGGGAGAATGCTAAAGAGACTTGTAGATCAAGCCACTAGCACTACAGATAGTAGCCGTGAAGTTGATCTAGATTTGGATATCTTGGTGACCTTGGCTTCTGAAGAACAAGAAATTATCAGACCAGTTTTGAGTATGATGCGGGAGGTTGCTGAGCTTGCAAACGTTGATCGTGCTGCTCTGTGGCACCAGTTATGTGCCAGTGAAGATGAAATAATTTGCATGCGTGAAGAAAGGAAAGCCGAAAATGCTACTATGGTTAAAGAAAAAGCTGTTCTATCGCAAAAACTAAGTGACTCTGAAGCTACTAACACTCGTCTTAAG TCTGAAATGAAGGCTGAGATTGACCGCTTTGCTCGAGAAAAGAAGGAACTATCCGAACAAATACAAGAAGTTGAGAGTCAGCTTGAGTGGTACCGCTCCGAGCGAGATGATGAAATCAGAAAGCTCACTACAGAGAGGAAAGTGCTTCAGGATCGTCTTCATGATGCAGAGACACAACTCTCTCAATTGAAGTCCCGAAAACGTGATGAATTGAAG AAATTGGTGAAGGAGAAAAATGCTCTTGCTGAAAGGTTGAAAAGCACTGAAGGTGCACGTAAAAGATTTGATGAAGAACTTAAACGGTATGCCACAGAGAATGTAACCCGAGAGGAAGTTCGACAGTCTCTTGAGGATGAAGTACGGCGATTGAAACAAACAGTGGAGCAAACAGAAGGAGAGAAACGGGCGAAGGAAGAGCAGGTTGCTCGGTGTGAGGCGTATATTGATGGGATGGAATCAAAATTACAGGCCTGCCAG CAATATATTCACACCCTCGAGGCTTCACTTCAGGAAGAAATGTCACGGCATGCTCCTCTGTATGGGGCTGGTTTGGAAGCTCTATCAATGAAGGAGTTGGAGACACTTTCAAGCATCCATGAAGAAGGCCTCAGGCAGATCCATACCCTTCAGCAGCAGCGTAAAGGCAGTCCAGCCGGCAGTCCCCTTGTGAGCCCTCACGCCCTCCAACACGGTCATGGGTTATATCCTTCAACACCACCCCAGATGGCCGTAGGATTGCCTCGTCCTCTGATCCCAAATGGTGTCGGAATCCACAGCAATGGGCATGTGAATGGTAATGTTGGACCCTGGTTCCACCATTCGTAG
- the LOC103441483 gene encoding uncharacterized protein isoform X1, translating into MKQQQQQQSSSSSEAVSSSSSSSAVSTAADHSLPATSSPNSGASEKLSSIPAAAQEDLAVGSRDGSGAQESVTVDRRGEYSAVCRWTVQNFPRIKARALWSNYFEVGGYDCRLLIYPKGDSQALPGYISIYLQIMDPRGTSSSKWDCFASYRLAIVNLADDSKTIHRDSWHRFSSKKKSHGWCDFTPSSTVFESKLGYLFNTDSVLITADILILNESVNFTRDSNNNNNELQSSAGSMMSGSAVAGPVSDVLSGKFTWKVHNFSLFKEMVKNQKIMSPVFPAGECNLRISVYQSSVNGVEYLSMCLESKDTDKTVVLSDRSCWCLFRMSVLNQKPATNHMHRDSYGRFAADNKSGDNTSLGWNDYMKMSDFVGTESGFLLDDTAVFSTSFHVIKEFSSFSKNGGLITGRSGSGARKLDGHIGKFNWRIENFTRLKDLLKKRKITGLCIKSRRFQIGNRDCRLIVYPRGQSQPPCHLSVFLEVTDSRNTSSDWSCFVSHRLSVVNQRMEEKSVTKESQNRYSKAAKDWGWREFVTLTSLFDQDSGFLVQDTVVFSAEVLILKETSIMQEFTDQDNVSSDAGLQIDKNGRRSSFTWKVENFLSFKEIMETRKIFSKFFQAGGCEIRIGKQQSHIFSTKKGGRICLHFIILLTCVFLDAGVYESFDTICIYLESDQSVGSDLDKNFWVRYRMAVVNQKNPAKTVWKESSICTKTWNNSVLQFMKVSDMLEADAGFLVRDTVVFVCEILDCCPWFEFSDLEVFALDDDQDALTTDPDELVDSEDSEGVGGDEEDIFRNLLSRAGFHLTYGDNPSQPQVTLREKLLMDAGAIAGFLTGLRVYLDDPAKVKRLLLPTKLSSSGDGMKVIKNDESSPSLMNLLMGVKVLQQAIIDLLLDIMVECCQPTEGTSNGDLSDANSKSPDGSGAASPLQSDRENGATESSDCPVCERLDTSADETSSSTSAVQSSDVNGIGVPGKTLPGKPISLPETSAGVSENVTLRSKTKWPEQSEELLGLIVNSLRALDGAVPQGCPEPRRRPQSAQKIALVLDKAPKHLQPDLVALVPKLVEHSEHPLAAFALIERLQKPDAEPALRTPVFGALSQLDCGSVVWERVLSQSLEFLPDSNDEPLAATIDFIFKAASQCQHLPEAVRSVRVRLRNLGADVSPCVLEFLSRTVNSWGDVAETILRDIDCDDDFGDTCSTLYSGLFLFGEHGPISERFHLVDKQTFHASRHFSDIYILIEMLSIPCLAVEASQTFERAVARGAIVAHSVAMVLERRLAQRLNLDARFVGDNFQQTDVAAEEDANEQLRVQRDDFTSVLGLAETLALSRDPCIKGFVKMLYTLLFKWYADKTYRGRMLKRLVDQATSTTDSSREVDLDLDILVTLASEEQEIIRPVLSMMREVAELANVDRAALWHQLCASEDEIICMREERKAENATMVKEKAVLSQKLSDSEATNTRLKSEMKAEIDRFAREKKELSEQIQEVESQLEWYRSERDDEIRKLTTERKVLQDRLHDAETQLSQLKSRKRDELKKLVKEKNALAERLKSTEGARKRFDEELKRYATENVTREEVRQSLEDEVRRLKQTVEQTEGEKRAKEEQVARCEAYIDGMESKLQACQQYIHTLEASLQEEMSRHAPLYGAGLEALSMKELETLSSIHEEGLRQIHTLQQQRKGSPAGSPLVSPHALQHGHGLYPSTPPQMAVGLPRPLIPNGVGIHSNGHVNGNVGPWFHHS; encoded by the exons atgaagcagcagcagcagcagcagagcTCATCATCGTCTGAGGCGGTatcgtcgtcctcctcctcctccgccgtATCCACTGCAGCCGACCATTCGCTGCCCGCCACCTCATCGCCGAATTCGGGAGCCTCCGAAAAGCTTTCGTCGATACCTGCGGCGGCACAGGAGGACCTCGCTGTGGGGTCCAGGGACGGCAGCGGGGCACAAGAGAGCGTGACCGTCGATCGGCGGGGCGAGTACTCTGCGGTCTGCCGATGGACGGTCCAGAACTTTCCGAGAATCAAGGCTAGGGCACTGTGGAGCAATTACTTCGAGGTAGGGGGATACGATTGCCGGTTGCTAATATACCCTAAGGGTGACTCACAGGCGCTGCCGGGGTACATCTCGATATACCTCCAAATCATGGACCCGCGGGGCACGTCGTCGTCCAAATGGGACTGCTTCGCGAGTTACCGGCTCGCCATCGTTAACCTCGCCGACGATTCCAAGACCATTCATCGCGATTCTTGGCATCGGTTCTCGAGCAAGAAGAAATCTCACGGTTGGTGCGATTTTACGCCTTCTTCAACTGTCTTTGAATCGAAATTAGGTTATTTGTTCAATACGGACTCCGTTTTGATTACCGCCGATATCTTGATATTGAATGAGTCCGTTAATTTTACGCGAGATAGTAATAACAATAACAATGAGCTCCAATCGTCCGCCGGCTCGATGATGTCTGGTTCCGCCGTGGCCGGGCCGGTTTCCGATGTGTTGAGTGGCAAGTTCACATGGAAAGTTCATAACTTTAGTTTGTTTAAGGAGATGGTTAAGAATCAGAAGATAATGAGCCCGGTGTTTCCTGCTGGAGAGTGTAATTTGAGGATTAGTGTGTACCAGAGCTCGGTGAACGGCGTGGAGTATTTGTCAATGTGTTTGGAGAGCAAGGACACGGACAAGACGGTTGTGTTGTCTGATAGGAGTTGTTGGTGTTTGTTTCGAATGTCGGTGTTGAACCAAAAGCCTGCGACTAATCACATGCATAGGGACTCGTATGGGAGATTTGCTGCCGATAATAAGAGTGGGGATAACACTAGTTTGGGGTGGAATGATTATATGAAGATGTCGGATTTTGTTGGGACTGAGTCGGGGTTTTTATTGGATGATACTGCAGTGTTTAGTACATCATTTCATGTGATAAAGGAATTTAGTAGCTTTTCGAAGAATGGAGGATTAATTACTGGGAGGAGTGGTAGTGGGGCAAGGAAGTTGGATGGTCACATTGGGAAATTCAATTGGAGGATTGAAAACTTCACTAGGTTGAAGGATCTtttaaagaagaggaagataacAGGTCTCTGCATCAAGAGCAGGAGGTTTCAGATTGGAAATCGAGACTGTCGACTCATAGTTTATCCCCGAG GGCAGTCTCAGCCACCATGCCACCTTTCAGTGTTTCTTGAAGTTACTGATTCACGGAATACTTCCAGTGACTGGAGTTGTTTTGTGAGCCATCGTTTGTCGGTTGTTAACCAGAGGATGGAGGAGAAGTCTGTCACAAAGGAGTCTCAGAACCGCTACTCCAAAGCTGCAAAGGACTGGGGCTGGCGTGAATTTGTGACGCTTACTAGTCTATTTGATCAAGATTCAGGGTTTCTAGTTCAGGACACTGTTGTATTCTCCGCGGAGGTCCTTATATTGAAGGAGACATCAATAATGCAGGAGTTTACTGATCAGGATAATGTGTCAAGCGATGCCGGTTTGCAGATTGATAAGAATGGGAGAAGAAGTTCCTTCACATGGAAGGTGGAGAACTTCCTGTCTTTTAAGGAAATAATGGAGACTAGAAAAATCTTTAGCAAATTCTTCCAAGCTGGTGGATGTGAAATTCGAATTGGTAAGCAGCAGTCACACATTTTCTCCACTAAAAAGGGTGGTCGCATTTGTTTGCATTTCATAATCTTACTGACATGTGTTTTCCTTGATGCAGGTGTATACGAGTCCTTTGACaccatatgtatttatttggaGAGTGACCAGTCAGTTGGTAGTGATCTGGATAAAAACTTTTGGGTTAGATACAGGATGGCTGTTGTGAATCAAAAGAACCCTGCTAAAACTGTGTGGAAGGAATCATCTATATGTACAAAGACTTGGAACAATTCTGTTTTGCAATTCATGAAGGTGTCAGATATGTTGGAAGCAGATGCAGGGTTTCTTGTTCGTGATACTGTTGTTTTTGTCTGCGAAATATTGGACTGCTGTCCTTGGTTTGAGTTTTCAGATCTAGAG GTTTTTGCTTTGGATGATGATCAGGATGCATTAACAACAGATCCTGATGAGCTAGTTGATTCTGAAGATAGTGAAGGAGTTGGTGGTGATGAAGAAGATATCTTTAGAAACCTACTTTCTAGAGCTGGATTTCACCTCACATACGGAGATAATCCTTCACAGCCACAGGTCACTCTACGAGAAAAGCTTCTGATGGATGCTGGTGCTATTGCTGGTTTTCTGACTGGGCTCCGTGTTTATCTTGATGACCCTGCTAAAGTAAAACGCCTGCTTCTTCCAACCAAGCTTTCTAGTAGCGGCGATGGAATGAAGGTCATAAAGAATGATGAATCTTCCCCTAGTTTGATGAATTTGCTAATGGGAGTCAAAGTTCTGCAGCAGGCGATCATTGATTTACTTCTGGACATTATGGTTGAGTGTTGCCAACCTACAGAAGGGACTTCTAATGGTGACTTGTCTGATGCAAACTCAAAGTCTCCAGATGGAAGCGGAGCTGCTAGTCCGCTGCAATCTGATAGAGAAAATGGAGCTACAGAATCTTCGGATTGTCCTGTGTGTGAAAGATTGGATACTAGCGCTGATGAAACTAGCAGCAGCACTTCGGCTGTTCAGAGCTCTGACGTGAATGGGATTGGTGTACCTGGAAAAACTCTTCCTGGGAAACCAATTTCTCTTCCAGAAACATCTGCCGGGGTGTCAGAAAATGTCACCCTTCGCTCAAAG ACTAAGTGGCCTGAGCAATCAGAGGAGCTCTTAGGATTGATTGTAAACTCATTGAGAGCTCTAGATGGAGCTGTTCCACAAGGATGTCCTGAACCAAGACGTCGGCCTCAGTCTGCACAAAAGATCGCTCTTGTACTGGATAAAGCGCCGAAGCATCTGCAGCCCGATCTTGTTGCTTTGGTGCCCAAGTTGGTTGAGCACTCAGAGCATCCACTTGCTGCTTTTGCACTTATAGAACGACTTCAAAAACCAGATGCAGAACCTGCTTTGCGGACACCT GTTTTTGGTGCTCTTAGTCAACTGGACTGTGGCAGTGTAGTGTGGGAACGAGTTTTATCTCAATCTCTTGAGTTTTTGCCAGATTCAAATGATGAGCCTCTTGCTGCAACCATAGATTTTATATTTAAAGCAGCATCCCAGTGCCAACACCTGCCTGAAGCG GTCAGATCGGTTCGTGTTAGGCTAAGGAATTTGGGTGCCGACGTTTCTCCTtgtgttcttgaatttttgagTAGAACTGTAAATAGCTGGGGAGATGTTGCTGAAACCATACTGAGAGATATTGATTGTGACGATGATTTTGGTGACACTTGCTCGACATTGTATTCTGgtcttttcttgtttggtgaACATGGACCAATTTCTGAACGGTTTCATTTGGTGGATAAGCAGACTTTCCACGCGAGTCGTCACTTTTCTGACATTTACATCTTGATTGAGATGTTATCCATACCTTGTCTGGCTGTTGAAGCCTCTCAAACATTTGAGAGAGCTGTAGCTCGTGGTGCCATTGTGGCTCATTctgtggccatggttttggaaAGGCGCCTTGCTCAAAGATTGAATCTTGATGCTAGATTTGTTGGGGATAATTTTCAGCAGACTGATGTTGCAGCAGAGGAAGATGCCAATGAACAGCTGAGAGTCCAACGAGACGATTTTACATCCGTTCTTGGTCTTGCTGAAACATTGGCCCTCTCTAGAGATCCGTGTATTAAGGGATTTGTGAAGATGCTGTATACGTTATTATTTAAATGGTATGCTGACAAGACTTATCGAGGGAGAATGCTAAAGAGACTTGTAGATCAAGCCACTAGCACTACAGATAGTAGCCGTGAAGTTGATCTAGATTTGGATATCTTGGTGACCTTGGCTTCTGAAGAACAAGAAATTATCAGACCAGTTTTGAGTATGATGCGGGAGGTTGCTGAGCTTGCAAACGTTGATCGTGCTGCTCTGTGGCACCAGTTATGTGCCAGTGAAGATGAAATAATTTGCATGCGTGAAGAAAGGAAAGCCGAAAATGCTACTATGGTTAAAGAAAAAGCTGTTCTATCGCAAAAACTAAGTGACTCTGAAGCTACTAACACTCGTCTTAAG TCTGAAATGAAGGCTGAGATTGACCGCTTTGCTCGAGAAAAGAAGGAACTATCCGAACAAATACAAGAAGTTGAGAGTCAGCTTGAGTGGTACCGCTCCGAGCGAGATGATGAAATCAGAAAGCTCACTACAGAGAGGAAAGTGCTTCAGGATCGTCTTCATGATGCAGAGACACAACTCTCTCAATTGAAGTCCCGAAAACGTGATGAATTGAAG AAATTGGTGAAGGAGAAAAATGCTCTTGCTGAAAGGTTGAAAAGCACTGAAGGTGCACGTAAAAGATTTGATGAAGAACTTAAACGGTATGCCACAGAGAATGTAACCCGAGAGGAAGTTCGACAGTCTCTTGAGGATGAAGTACGGCGATTGAAACAAACAGTGGAGCAAACAGAAGGAGAGAAACGGGCGAAGGAAGAGCAGGTTGCTCGGTGTGAGGCGTATATTGATGGGATGGAATCAAAATTACAGGCCTGCCAG CAATATATTCACACCCTCGAGGCTTCACTTCAGGAAGAAATGTCACGGCATGCTCCTCTGTATGGGGCTGGTTTGGAAGCTCTATCAATGAAGGAGTTGGAGACACTTTCAAGCATCCATGAAGAAGGCCTCAGGCAGATCCATACCCTTCAGCAGCAGCGTAAAGGCAGTCCAGCCGGCAGTCCCCTTGTGAGCCCTCACGCCCTCCAACACGGTCATGGGTTATATCCTTCAACACCACCCCAGATGGCCGTAGGATTGCCTCGTCCTCTGATCCCAAATGGTGTCGGAATCCACAGCAATGGGCATGTGAATGGTAATGTTGGACCCTGGTTCCACCATTCGTAG